A region from the Tachyglossus aculeatus isolate mTacAcu1 chromosome 5, mTacAcu1.pri, whole genome shotgun sequence genome encodes:
- the NKX3-1 gene encoding homeobox protein Nkx-3.1 codes for MNEGLARPPAAAAGRAARNTWGSATANGKRPPGPGSQWEGGAAPGREAIKGAAAAESESGGGAPRPRRRMLRARDPLPSPSPSRRAEGGRDPGRPPGAAAAASGLGPRPTALPAPKPLTSFLIQDILGDGAGPEEPGPSEGLPATPDPDRPADADTHLETYLLDCENTPSAFPGLPKTQKQQKRSRAAFSHTQVIELERKFSHQKYLSAPERAHLAKNLKLTETQVKIWFQNRRYKTKRKQLTSDLGDLDPNSTLPGLKEESLSRAALISMYNSCPYYPYFYCLGGWSPAFW; via the exons atgaatgaagggctggcCCGCCCCCCCGCGGCGGCGGCTGGGCGGGCAGCCCGGAACACCTGGGGCAGCGCGACGGCCAATGGGAAgcggcccccggggccgggcAGCCAATGGGAGGGCGGCGCGGCTCCCGGCCGCGAGGCTATAAAAGGGGCGGCCGCGGCGGAAAGCGAAAGTGGTGGCGGAGCCCCCCGGCCGAGGAGGAGGATGCTCCGAGCCCGGGACCCGCTCCCGTCCCCTTCCCCGTCCCGGCGGGCGGAGGGCGGCCGGGACCCGGGGCGTCcccccggggcggcggcggcggcgtccgggcttggcccccggcccacggcGCTGCCCGCCCCCAAGCCGctcacctccttcctcatccAGGACATCCTCGGGGACGGCGCGGGGCCGGAGGAGCCGGGCCCCTCCGAGGGGCTGCCCGCGACCCCGGACCCCGACAGGCCCGCGGACGCAG atACCCACTTGGAGACTTATCTGTTGGACTGTGAGAACACTCCAAGCGCCTTCCCAGGCCTCCCCAAAACCCAGAAGCAGCAGAAACGGTCGCGGGCCGCCTTCTCCCACACTCAAGTCATCGAGTTAGAGAGGAAGTTCAGTCATCAGAAGTACCTGTCGGCCCCCGAGAGAGCCCACCTAGCCAAGAACCTCAAACTCACTGAAACACAAGTGAAAATATGGTTCCAGAACAGACGgtacaagaccaagagaaagcagCTCACCTCTGACCTCGGAGACCTCGATCCGAACTCGACCCTGCCAGGTCTTAAAGAAGAGTCCTTGTCCAGGGCCGCGCTGATCTCCATGTATAACAGCTGCCCCTACTACCCCTACTTCTACTGCTTGGGAGGCTGGAGTCCCGCTTTCTGGTAA
- the NKX2-6 gene encoding LOW QUALITY PROTEIN: homeobox protein Nkx-2.6 (The sequence of the model RefSeq protein was modified relative to this genomic sequence to represent the inferred CDS: deleted 1 base in 1 codon) gives MLPSPVTSTPFSVKDILRLEQQQGCQAAIAPGYLAPELLGGPASLLPSCALGAERSPGGGGGAYLRGDLGSQGEDGPGGSCRRIGDEFEALGSPCDTALDVEVEMETAGDPKPASAAGERRQEPEGERPKARQRRKPRVLFSQAQVYELERRFKQQKYLSAPEREHLAGALQLTSTQVKIWFQNRRYKCKRQRQDKSLELAGHPPPPRRVAVPVLVRDGKPCLGGAQPYSAPYNVAVGPYSYYSGYGSAPYGPGYGCAYPGAPSGPAPPAHLVNVSFGVAGAAQSQQGHLQATLQGVRAW, from the exons CGGGCTACCTGGCGCCCGAGCTGCTGGGGGGCCCGGCTTCTTTGCTCCCCTCCTGCGCCCTGGGCGCAGAGCGaagccccggcggcggcggcggcgcctacCTCCGGGGGGACCTGGGGTCCCAGGGAGAAGACGGCCCCGGGGGCAGCTGCAGGAGGATTGGGGACGAGTTCGAGGCCTTGGGGAGCCCCTGCGACACGGCCCTGGACGTGGAGGTGGAGATGGAGACGGCGGGGGACCCAA AGCCGGCCTCGGCGGCCGGGGAGAGGCGGCAGGAGCCCGAAGGCGAGCGGCCCAAGGCGCGGCAGCGGCGGAAGCCCCGGGTGCTCTTCTCGCAGGCCCAGGTCTACGAGCTGGAGCGGCGCTTCAAGCAGCAGAAGTATCTGTCGGCCCCGGAGCGGGAGCACCTGGCCGGCGCCCTGCAGCTCACGTCCACCCAAGTCAAGATCTGGTTCCAGAACCGGCGCTACAAatgcaagaggcagaggcaggacaagtCCCTGGAGCTGGCGGggcaccccccgccccctcggAGGGTGGCCGTGCCCGTCCTGGTGCGGGATGGCAAGCCCTGCCTG GGGGGGGCCCAGCCCTACTCCGCCCCCTACAACGTGGCCGTGGGGCCCTACTCCTATTACAGCGGCTACGGCAGCGCTCCTTACGGGCCCGGCTACGGCTGCGCCTACCCCGGGGCCCCCTCGGGGCCGGCCCCTCCGGCCCACCTGGTCAACGTGAGCTTCGGCGTGGCCGGGGCCGCCCAGAGCCAGCAGGGACATCTGCAAGCCACCCTGCAGGGGGTTCGGGCCTGGTGA